From Paenibacillus sp. GP183, one genomic window encodes:
- a CDS encoding spore germination protein, whose product MPSFAGVVKIVSNVGTFVNGDNLVVSPTISTKLYEGSGSANIGDFQLSINPFSITAVVDSDLVDTGSNKVATGT is encoded by the coding sequence ATGCCCTCTTTTGCAGGAGTTGTTAAAATAGTGAGTAATGTGGGAACCTTTGTTAACGGAGATAACTTGGTGGTTTCACCTACCATCAGCACCAAATTATATGAGGGCTCTGGCAGCGCCAATATAGGCGACTTTCAATTAAGCATTAATCCTTTCAGTATTACTGCTGTTGTTGATTCAGATCTTGTCGATACAGGAAGTAATAAAGTTGCAACCGGAACTTAA
- a CDS encoding glycosyltransferase, whose protein sequence is MNHRHLGDVRPYTALALGLQDLGHRVTLTAPVNFESYVKQFNVPYHSLVGNTQEILESEDGRQWMSSGNVKEFLKALNQITHIIEYQSYHIFWLVRYSPNPYS, encoded by the coding sequence ATTAACCACAGGCACCTTGGGGATGTACGGCCTTATACCGCTCTTGCTCTTGGACTTCAGGATTTGGGACACCGTGTCACCCTTACCGCACCCGTAAATTTTGAATCCTATGTTAAACAATTCAATGTACCTTATCACTCACTAGTCGGAAACACCCAGGAAATTCTCGAATCCGAAGACGGTCGCCAATGGATGTCCTCGGGTAACGTAAAGGAATTCTTGAAAGCGTTAAATCAGATTACTCATATCATTGAATACCAGAGCTATCATATCTTCTGGCTGGTCCGGTATAGCCCGAATCCATACTCATGA